CTCTGTCCGACCGACTTCACCTCCTTCGCCATCGTGTCCCTCTTTCACCCCATCTCCTGACCAAGGtatcacgtagcatgctgtgaatggatggggtccagtctccatccaggacctggtgaaaccctccatcccaacatcaagctgcttgttcctcactgagagcagaacactggactagatctccactctttgctgtcctgctcctagatggtggaaggagctctgtgatgacatcaggaccacagagagccttcacatcttcacactaaacactgtagaccttaaactggacttattgtaagtcactttggataaaaaacatcatctaaatgacatgtgatgcaacaatagaaaatataaatatgtacagtaatttaataaatacatattgaaattaaacaaatctatgaataaataatcaatcACAGCTAACCTTGGTCCTGAAGGAGGAAAAGACGGGCGGGACAACAAGGACCAATGGAAACATTTATTGACAGCTCAAAGCAgttaacagctgtgtgtgtgtgtgttcagtgtgtgtgtgtgtgtgtgttcagtgtgtgtgtgtgtgtgttcagtgtgtggAGTATTTGGGCAGCTGGTTCCCGAGGATCACACGTCTCTCCACTCCGTCCTTAGAGATGCTCGCCAGCCTCACCACGCCGCCGCTGGACCCGTCTCTCTCCATCGCCAGGGACACCGctggcagacagacaggacacagtcagtgtgacacacacacacacacacacacacacacacgcacacacacacatacacacacactgaacacacacacacactgaacacacacacacacacactgaacacgcacacgcacacgcacacacgcacacgcacacgcacctgCTGCAGTGAGCTCCAGACACTGGTCTTTGGTCATGTTGGGTTTGTAGTTGGAGTCCATGAAGCCGTAGATGTAagagctgccgctgccgcccACTGACACCGGCTGCCTCACCAGCATCCCTCCAATGGGGACGCAGTACACCTGGGACAGGTGAGACAACTTTATTAACAACAAACACCAGCATCCCTCCAATGGGGACGCAGTACACCTGGCTGTGTACTAGTACTGATTACagaagtactactagtagtCAAAGTACCTGCCCCCCCTTCCGGCGGTCCCAGCCTGCCACCAGGATGCCAGCTGTCAGCTCTTCTCTGTATCGGTAGCAGCTCGCTCTGAACAGATTGGCAGCCGTCTCCACcaatgggggctcgtccagcTCAATGCTAGGGGGCGGGACCAAGTGCAGGTAAAGTTAGCAAGGGCCTACAGGATGCTGGGACCGTCAATCAAACCCTCTGCGGTTACCTGTGGAAGCCCAGCTGGTAGGTGACCACGTCAGCGATGGCCTGAGTGTCAGCAGCTGACCCAgacctgtcaacaaagacacatGAAGGTCAACACGAGGTCTCGGGGTCCTCTGGAGGTCCACCAGTGGAAACacggagaagaagaacaactagaagaggaggagggttctGACCTGCAGCAGAAGATCCGGTCGTGGATCGGAGTCAGCTTGTCCGTCACTCTGTTGGCGATGTAAgctctgagagacagagagacacagagtcAGCTGGGTCCAGGGACAGTGAGACAGGTCTGGACACAGACGCTTCAGTCTCTTACCCGGTGGTGGTGCGAGAGTCTGCTCCGATCACCACCCCGCCGTCATACTCCAGCGCCATGATGGTGGTCTGATGGACACGCGGATGGAGACAGAAAAATCGACTTGATCATCGGACACAAAACAGCTTCACGTATCGTCCAACGCCGTCTGAGCCGGTTATCGGAACGCGGTCACTTCTATCAACCCATAGCACTGTCCACCGGGACCGAATCCATCCCGGTCCGCTACACTTGATCTCTCTTCTCATCTTAACACGAACTTGTCATAGTTAGCATTAGCCGCGCTAGCCGCACAAGAAGTGCTGTCTCACTGAGCCATTGTTTTCAGCATTAAAACTCTCCACGGGACCAGAACCGGGCCCGGTATAGAGGGAGTTTACTCACCCCGGTGCTGACTTCCTGGCTGGTCCAGGCCGGTACCAGGTCGCTTTTGGAGGACATCTGCTGTCCAAAGTACGGACTCATTGTTGCTGCCGCCATCTTGTTTCTGCTCTttgagcctcttcttcttcttcttctttttcatttggcaGTTACCGCCACCTTCTGCCCGGAGTGTGGATCAGACACTATACTTCCTATCTTTGTCACAAAatacccctccctcccaaaagtaaataaataaataacgtataaataaataataaataaacatacatacatataagtACCGTTATACACATACGTACAGCTCGTTTTCGTTCGGGCACGTGAGCGGACACCTGGCGGGGTCCTGAGCGCGGCAGGAGACCGGAAGTAGAAGGTAAAACCCACAGCGACGTTTTAAAATACCTCATAGATTTCACTTTAAAGAACGAATTTAATGTGTTTGACACAATATGTCGACTCACAAGGACTCGTTGAATATGTTTAATCATCGAGTTTTCAACAATGATGTTTTAGTAGAGAATCCGCCGTCAGCCCGGACGCTGTTCGAAAACCTTCGATTGATTGATTTAAACATGGATGAATAACAATAAACATGAGATCGGACATTGTTTCGAGTCTCTAATTGATTCTCTAGGATCTAATCTTCGGTTCGGTACCGATGAACTCGCACTGCTTATTGATTTAAATGGACTCATCGTTTTCTGGCAGAATATCGATAGCATTTGTTCGTAATGTGTAACTTAATAATGTTGTGATAGTAAAATGCTGATAATGTTGTATAAAATGTTCCTatacgatgtgtgtgtgtgtgtgtgtggtttcagaTGACGGTCCATAACTTGTACATCTTTGACCGTAATGGCAGCTGTCTGTATTATAATGAGTGGAACCGCAAGAAGCAGGCCGGAATCTCAAAGGACGAGGTGGGAGGAGCCTAACGgcatgatgacatcattcacctgTCGGTCTATTACCTGTATGTCTGAtgacctgtctctctgtgcaggaGTTCAAGCTGATGTATGGGATGCTCTTCTCCATTCGCTCATTCGTCAGTAAGATGTCTCCACTGGACATGTATCCTTCACTGCAACCaactgtctcctgtccctctgtctgcctgtctcctgtccctgtgtctgcctgtctcctgtccctctgtctcctgtccctgtgtctgcctgtccctctgtctgcctgtctcctgtccctgtgtctgcctgtccctctgcctgcctgtctcctgtccctgtgtctgcctgtctcctgtccctctgtctcctgtccctgtgtctgcctgtctcctgtccctgtgtctcctgtccctgtgtctgcctgtctcctgtccctgtgtctgcctgtccctctgtctgcctgtctcctgtccctgtgtctgcctgtccctctgtctgcct
This sequence is a window from Pungitius pungitius chromosome 1, fPunPun2.1, whole genome shotgun sequence. Protein-coding genes within it:
- the psmb6 gene encoding proteasome subunit beta type-6, yielding MAAATMSPYFGQQMSSKSDLVPAWTSQEVSTGTTIMALEYDGGVVIGADSRTTTGAYIANRVTDKLTPIHDRIFCCRSGSAADTQAIADVVTYQLGFHSIELDEPPLVETAANLFRASCYRYREELTAGILVAGWDRRKGGQVYCVPIGGMLVRQPVSVGGSGSSYIYGFMDSNYKPNMTKDQCLELTAAAVSLAMERDGSSGGVVRLASISKDGVERRVILGNQLPKYSTH